A single window of Leclercia adecarboxylata DNA harbors:
- the tolA gene encoding cell envelope integrity protein TolA, translating to MSKATEQNDKLKRAIIISAVLHVILFAALIWSSFDEHLDTAAGGGGGSSIDAVMVDPGAVVQNYNRQQQQQASAKRAEEQREKQAQQQAEELREKQAAEQERLKQLEKERLQAQEAAKEQAEQQKQAEAAAKQAQEKQKQAEEAAAKAAADAKAQAEAQAKQAAEAAKQAADAAALAAKKAAADAQKQAEAEAAKAAADAKKKVEAEAAKKAAAEAQKKAEAEAAKQAAQEAEKKAAAEAAKKAAAAEKAAAEKAAAAEKAAAEKKAAAAEKAAADKKAAADKKAAAEKAAADKKAAADKAAAAKAAAAKKAAAEKAAASDVDDLFGDLSSGKNAPKGSNSGSAGGASPAKGNKPGQGGASQAEIASYIAQVQAAIRGHLYDWDSFSGKTCTLRVNLSADGTILSVKKEGGDEAFCQQMLSATSRMTKFPKPPSQAVYETFKNAPLDFKP from the coding sequence GTGTCAAAGGCAACCGAACAAAACGATAAGCTTAAACGGGCGATAATTATTTCGGCGGTGCTGCATGTCATTCTTTTTGCAGCACTGATCTGGAGTTCGTTCGATGAGCATCTCGATACCGCTGCCGGCGGTGGGGGAGGTTCATCCATCGATGCCGTAATGGTCGATCCCGGCGCGGTAGTACAGAACTATAATCGTCAGCAACAGCAGCAGGCGAGTGCAAAACGTGCTGAAGAGCAACGCGAAAAGCAGGCGCAACAGCAGGCGGAAGAGCTGCGTGAAAAGCAGGCCGCCGAGCAGGAACGTCTGAAGCAGCTTGAGAAAGAACGTTTGCAGGCGCAGGAAGCGGCGAAAGAGCAGGCGGAGCAGCAGAAACAGGCTGAAGCCGCAGCGAAGCAAGCGCAGGAAAAACAGAAGCAGGCGGAAGAGGCAGCAGCCAAAGCCGCAGCGGATGCCAAAGCGCAGGCCGAGGCTCAGGCGAAACAGGCAGCTGAGGCGGCAAAACAAGCCGCGGATGCTGCTGCATTAGCCGCGAAAAAAGCCGCTGCCGATGCGCAAAAACAGGCTGAAGCCGAAGCAGCCAAAGCGGCTGCGGATGCGAAGAAGAAAGTAGAAGCTGAAGCCGCGAAGAAAGCCGCTGCCGAGGCCCAGAAAAAAGCGGAAGCTGAAGCTGCCAAACAAGCAGCCCAGGAAGCCGAGAAGAAAGCGGCCGCCGAAGCTGCTAAGAAAGCCGCTGCCGCTGAAAAGGCCGCTGCGGAAAAAGCTGCTGCGGCAGAAAAAGCGGCTGCTGAGAAGAAAGCCGCTGCGGCAGAAAAAGCCGCCGCCGATAAAAAAGCCGCCGCCGATAAAAAAGCCGCTGCCGAAAAAGCGGCTGCAGATAAGAAAGCTGCTGCTGACAAAGCTGCCGCCGCGAAAGCCGCAGCAGCGAAAAAAGCCGCTGCGGAAAAAGCAGCCGCATCGGACGTTGACGACCTGTTCGGCGATTTGAGCTCAGGTAAGAATGCGCCGAAAGGTAGCAACAGCGGTAGCGCAGGTGGTGCATCTCCTGCTAAAGGAAATAAGCCAGGGCAAGGCGGTGCTTCTCAAGCCGAGATTGCATCTTATATTGCGCAGGTACAGGCCGCTATTCGTGGGCATCTGTACGACTGGGATAGCTTCAGCGGGAAAACCTGTACGCTTCGGGTTAACCTTAGCGCGGACGGGACGATTCTTAGCGTGAAAAAAGAGGGTGGCGACGAGGCATTCTGTCAGCAAATGTTGTCTGCGACCAGCAGGATGACCAAGTTCCCGAAACCGCCTTCGCAAGCGGTATATGAAACGTTCAAAAATGCACCACTGGACTTCAAACCTTAA
- the cydX gene encoding cytochrome bd-I oxidase subunit CydX, whose translation MWYFAWILGTLLACAFGVITALALEHVEASKAGEEKH comes from the coding sequence ATGTGGTATTTCGCATGGATTTTAGGAACGCTTCTTGCCTGTGCATTTGGTGTGATTACCGCCCTGGCGCTTGAGCACGTTGAAGCGTCCAAAGCCGGTGAAGAAAAACACTGA
- the cydB gene encoding cytochrome d ubiquinol oxidase subunit II encodes MIDYEVLRFIWWLLVGILLIGFAVTDGFDMGVGMLTRFLGRNDTERRIMINSIAPHWDGNQVWLITAGGALFAAWPMVYAAAFSGFYVAMILVLASLFFRPVGFDYRSKIEDTRWRNMWDWGIFIGSFVPPLVIGVAFGNLLQGVPFHLDEYMRLYYTGNFFQLLNPFGLLAGVVSVAMILTQGATYLQMRTVGELHLRSRAVSQIAALVTLVGFALAGVWVMFGIDGYVVTSAINHTAPSNPLTKEVARQAGAWLVNFNNTPVLWAIPALGVVLPLLTLLTSRMEKGAWAFVFSSLTLACIILTAGIAMFPFVMPSSTMMNASLTMWDATSSQMTLNLMTFVAAVFVPLILAYTTWCYWKMYGRITKEHIESNTHSMY; translated from the coding sequence ATGATCGATTATGAAGTATTACGTTTTATCTGGTGGCTGCTGGTCGGGATCTTACTGATTGGTTTTGCGGTCACTGACGGTTTCGACATGGGGGTGGGTATGCTCACCCGCTTCCTCGGTCGTAATGATACCGAGCGTCGAATTATGATTAACTCCATCGCCCCGCACTGGGACGGTAACCAGGTGTGGCTGATCACCGCAGGCGGCGCGCTGTTCGCTGCCTGGCCGATGGTCTACGCGGCTGCGTTCTCCGGCTTCTATGTGGCGATGATCCTGGTGCTGGCATCGTTGTTCTTCCGTCCGGTCGGTTTTGACTACCGCTCGAAGATTGAAGACACCCGCTGGCGCAACATGTGGGACTGGGGCATCTTCATCGGTAGTTTCGTGCCGCCGCTGGTGATCGGCGTGGCGTTCGGCAACCTGCTACAGGGCGTGCCGTTCCACCTCGATGAATACATGCGCCTGTACTACACCGGTAACTTCTTCCAGCTGCTGAACCCGTTCGGTCTGCTGGCGGGTGTGGTCAGCGTGGCGATGATCCTCACCCAGGGTGCAACTTACCTGCAGATGCGTACCGTGGGTGAACTGCACCTGCGTTCCCGCGCCGTCTCGCAGATTGCGGCCCTGGTGACCCTGGTCGGCTTCGCGCTGGCAGGCGTGTGGGTGATGTTCGGTATCGACGGTTATGTGGTGACGTCCGCGATTAACCATACCGCGCCGTCTAACCCGCTGACCAAAGAAGTCGCCCGTCAGGCAGGCGCCTGGCTGGTGAACTTCAATAATACGCCGGTTCTGTGGGCTATCCCGGCCCTGGGCGTGGTGCTGCCGCTGCTGACCCTGCTGACTTCCCGCATGGAAAAGGGCGCATGGGCATTCGTCTTCTCTTCACTGACGCTGGCGTGCATCATTCTGACGGCCGGTATCGCGATGTTCCCATTCGTGATGCCATCCAGCACCATGATGAATGCTAGCCTGACGATGTGGGATGCCACTTCCAGTCAGATGACCCTGAACCTGATGACGTTTGTGGCTGCCGTGTTCGTACCGCTCATTCTGGCTTACACCACCTGGTGTTACTGGAAAATGTACGGTCGTATCACGAAAGAACATATCGAAAGCAATACTCACTCTATGTATTAA
- the ybgE gene encoding cyd operon protein YbgE — protein MIAYLYGIMDKRPLRALSLVMALLLAGCIFWDPSRFAAKTSELEIWHGFLIMWAVCAGVIHGVGFRPKAVHWQGIFCPLIADVVLLVGLIFFFN, from the coding sequence ATGATCGCGTATCTCTACGGGATCATGGACAAGCGCCCGCTCCGGGCGCTTTCCTTAGTGATGGCCTTGCTGCTGGCAGGTTGTATCTTCTGGGACCCGTCGCGCTTTGCGGCGAAGACCAGCGAGCTTGAAATCTGGCACGGTTTTCTCATCATGTGGGCGGTGTGCGCCGGGGTGATCCACGGCGTCGGCTTTCGGCCGAAAGCCGTACACTGGCAGGGCATCTTCTGCCCGCTGATCGCTGATGTGGTCCTTCTTGTCGGCCTGATTTTCTTTTTCAACTGA
- the ybgC gene encoding tol-pal system-associated acyl-CoA thioesterase, producing MNTTLFRWPVRVYYEDTDAGGVVYHASYVAFYERARTEMLRHHHFSQQVLLAERVAFVVRKMTLEYFAPARLDDMLEVQTEITSMRGTSLVFTQRIVNAENQVLNEAEVLIVCVDPLIMKPRALPKSIVAEFKQ from the coding sequence GTGAATACAACGCTGTTTCGATGGCCGGTTCGTGTCTACTACGAGGACACTGACGCCGGTGGTGTGGTTTACCACGCCAGCTACGTTGCCTTTTATGAACGAGCACGCACTGAGATGCTGCGCCATCATCACTTTAGCCAGCAGGTCCTGCTGGCGGAGCGAGTTGCCTTCGTGGTACGCAAGATGACGCTGGAGTATTTTGCGCCTGCCAGACTCGACGATATGCTCGAAGTCCAAACAGAAATAACATCAATGCGCGGAACCTCACTGGTTTTCACGCAGCGGATCGTCAATGCAGAAAACCAGGTACTGAACGAAGCTGAAGTCCTGATTGTCTGTGTTGATCCACTCATCATGAAGCCTCGTGCGCTTCCTAAGTCTATTGTCGCGGAGTTTAAGCAGTGA
- the tolB gene encoding Tol-Pal system beta propeller repeat protein TolB yields MKQALRVAMSFLVLWAAVLHAEVRIEITQGVDSARPIGVVPFQWKGPGAAPEDVGGIVAADLRNSGKFNPLDRSRLPQQPGTAAELQPAAWSALGIDAVVVGQVTPNPDGGYTVAYQLVDTGGAPGTVLAQNTYKVNKQWLRYAGHTASDEVFEKLTSIKGAFRTRIAYVVQTNGGQFPYELRVSDYDGYNQFTVHRSPQPLMSPAWSPDGSKLAYVTFESGRSALVIQTLSNGAVRQVASFPRHNGAPAFSPDGSKLAFALSKTGSLNLYVMDIGSGQIRQVTDGRSNNTEPTWFPDSQNLAFTSDQAGRPQVYKVNVNGGAPQRITWEGSQNQDADVSADGKFMVMVSSAGGQQHIAKQDLGGGGVQVLSSTFLDETPSLAPNGTMVIYSSSQGMGSVLNLVSTDGRFKARIPATDGQVKSPAWSPYL; encoded by the coding sequence ATGAAGCAGGCATTACGTGTTGCAATGAGTTTCTTAGTGCTGTGGGCAGCGGTGCTGCACGCAGAAGTGCGTATCGAGATCACCCAGGGGGTGGACTCGGCACGTCCGATTGGTGTGGTTCCATTCCAGTGGAAGGGGCCAGGCGCTGCGCCGGAAGATGTGGGCGGCATTGTTGCCGCTGACCTGCGCAACAGCGGTAAATTCAACCCGTTAGACCGTTCCCGTCTGCCACAGCAGCCAGGCACTGCTGCTGAGCTGCAGCCGGCGGCATGGTCCGCGCTGGGTATTGATGCGGTAGTCGTGGGTCAGGTTACCCCTAACCCGGACGGCGGTTATACCGTTGCTTACCAGCTGGTAGACACCGGTGGCGCGCCGGGTACCGTGCTGGCACAGAACACCTATAAAGTGAACAAGCAGTGGCTGCGTTATGCAGGCCATACGGCGAGTGATGAAGTGTTTGAGAAGCTGACCAGCATCAAAGGCGCATTCCGCACTCGTATTGCTTATGTCGTGCAGACCAACGGCGGCCAGTTCCCGTATGAACTGCGTGTCTCTGACTACGACGGTTACAACCAGTTCACAGTTCACCGTTCACCGCAGCCGCTGATGTCACCGGCCTGGTCACCGGACGGTTCTAAGCTGGCGTACGTGACCTTCGAAAGCGGTCGCTCAGCGCTGGTTATCCAGACCCTGTCTAACGGCGCGGTGCGTCAGGTTGCCTCTTTCCCACGTCACAACGGGGCACCGGCATTCTCTCCGGACGGTTCTAAACTGGCGTTTGCCCTCTCTAAAACCGGTAGCCTGAACCTGTACGTGATGGACATTGGCTCCGGCCAGATCCGTCAGGTCACCGACGGTCGTAGCAACAACACCGAACCAACCTGGTTCCCGGACAGCCAGAACCTGGCCTTTACCTCTGACCAGGCGGGTCGTCCACAGGTGTATAAAGTCAATGTTAACGGCGGTGCACCACAGCGTATCACCTGGGAAGGTTCACAGAACCAGGACGCAGACGTGAGCGCTGACGGTAAGTTTATGGTAATGGTTAGCTCGGCCGGTGGTCAGCAGCACATTGCCAAACAAGATCTGGGCGGGGGTGGCGTACAAGTTCTGTCGTCAACTTTCCTGGATGAAACGCCAAGTCTGGCACCTAACGGCACTATGGTTATCTACAGCTCTTCTCAGGGGATGGGATCCGTGCTGAATCTGGTTTCTACCGATGGGCGTTTCAAAGCGCGTATTCCGGCAACTGATGGACAGGTAAAATCACCTGCCTGGTCGCCGTACCTGTAA
- the pal gene encoding peptidoglycan-associated lipoprotein Pal translates to MQLNKVLKGLMIALPVMAIAACSSNKNASNDQSGEGMMGAGTGMDANGNGNMSSEEQARLQMQQLQQNNIVYFDLDKFDIRSDFAAMLDAHANFLRSNPSYKVTVEGHADERGTPEYNISLGERRANAVKMYLQGKGVSADQISIVSYGKEKPAVLGHDEAAYSKNRRAVLVY, encoded by the coding sequence ATGCAACTGAACAAAGTGCTGAAAGGGCTGATGATCGCTCTGCCTGTTATGGCAATCGCAGCGTGTTCTTCTAACAAGAACGCCAGCAACGACCAGAGCGGCGAAGGCATGATGGGTGCCGGCACCGGTATGGACGCAAACGGCAACGGCAATATGTCTTCTGAAGAGCAGGCGCGTCTTCAGATGCAACAGCTGCAGCAGAACAACATTGTTTACTTCGATCTGGACAAGTTCGACATCCGTTCTGACTTCGCTGCGATGCTGGATGCGCACGCTAACTTCCTGCGTAGCAACCCGTCTTACAAAGTCACCGTAGAAGGTCACGCGGACGAACGTGGTACTCCTGAGTACAACATCTCCCTGGGTGAGCGTCGTGCTAACGCCGTTAAAATGTACCTGCAGGGTAAAGGCGTTTCTGCTGACCAGATCTCCATCGTTTCTTACGGTAAAGAAAAACCTGCAGTACTGGGTCACGACGAAGCGGCTTACTCCAAAAACCGTCGTGCCGTACTGGTTTACTAA
- the tolQ gene encoding Tol-Pal system protein TolQ, which yields MTDMNILDLFLKASLLVKLIMLILIGFSIASWAIIIQRTRILNAAGREAEAFEDKFWSGIELSRLYQESQGRRENLSGSEQIFYSGFKEFARLHRANNHAPEAVVEGASRAMRISMNRELETLETHIPFLGTVGSISPYIGLFGTVWGIMHAFIALGAVKQATLQMVAPGIAEALIATAIGLFAAIPAVMAYNRLNQRVNKLELNYDNFMEEFTAILHRQAFTSTESNKG from the coding sequence GTGACTGACATGAATATCCTTGATTTGTTCCTGAAGGCAAGCCTTCTGGTTAAACTTATCATGTTGATTTTGATTGGTTTTTCAATCGCATCCTGGGCCATCATCATCCAGAGAACCCGTATCCTCAATGCAGCAGGCCGCGAAGCGGAAGCGTTTGAAGATAAGTTCTGGTCAGGTATCGAACTTTCCCGTTTGTATCAGGAAAGCCAGGGGCGTCGTGAAAACCTCTCCGGCTCCGAGCAAATTTTCTATAGCGGCTTCAAAGAGTTCGCTCGCTTACACCGCGCTAACAACCATGCGCCGGAAGCGGTCGTTGAAGGGGCATCCCGTGCGATGCGTATCTCGATGAACCGTGAACTGGAAACGCTGGAAACGCACATCCCATTCCTTGGCACCGTCGGTTCCATCAGCCCGTATATCGGTCTGTTTGGTACGGTCTGGGGGATTATGCACGCCTTTATCGCCCTTGGCGCGGTAAAACAGGCGACGCTGCAGATGGTTGCACCAGGTATCGCAGAAGCGCTGATCGCGACCGCTATCGGTCTGTTCGCCGCTATTCCTGCGGTTATGGCGTATAACCGCCTGAATCAGCGCGTGAACAAACTGGAACTGAACTACGACAACTTTATGGAAGAGTTCACCGCGATTCTGCACCGCCAGGCGTTTACCAGCACCGAGAGCAACAAGGGGTAA
- the tolR gene encoding colicin uptake protein TolR, protein MARQRGRGRRELKSEINIVPLLDVLLVLLLIFMATAPIITQSVEVDLPDATESQAVSTNDDPPVIIEVSGVGQYSVVVEKDRLDQLPPEQVIAEAQRRLQSNPKTVFLIGGAKDVPYDEIIKALNLLHSAGVKSVGLMTQPI, encoded by the coding sequence ATGGCCAGACAGCGTGGACGGGGTCGTCGCGAACTGAAGTCCGAAATCAACATTGTACCGCTGCTGGACGTGCTGCTGGTGCTGCTGCTGATCTTTATGGCCACAGCACCCATCATTACCCAGAGCGTGGAGGTTGATCTGCCGGATGCGACAGAATCTCAGGCTGTAAGCACCAATGACGATCCACCGGTCATCATTGAGGTATCCGGAGTGGGGCAGTACAGCGTGGTGGTTGAAAAAGATCGTCTTGATCAACTGCCGCCGGAGCAGGTCATTGCCGAAGCGCAACGACGTCTGCAGTCAAATCCGAAAACGGTCTTCTTAATCGGTGGTGCGAAAGACGTGCCTTACGATGAAATAATAAAGGCGCTGAACCTGTTGCATAGCGCGGGCGTTAAGTCAGTCGGCTTGATGACGCAGCCTATTTGA
- the cpoB gene encoding cell division protein CpoB encodes MSSNFRHHLLSLSLLVGIAAPWAAFAQAPISSVGSGSVEDRVTQLERISNAHSQLLTQLQQQLSDNQTDIDSLRGQIQESQYQLNQVVERQKQILLQMDSLNNGGAAAQPAAGDQSGAAGATATPQADASASTGAPVQSGDANTDYNAAIALVQDNSRQDEAMAAFQNFVKKYPDSTYQPNANYWLGQLNYNKGKKDDAAFYFASVVKNYPKSPKAPDAMYKVGVIMQDRGDTAKAKAVFQQVVTKFPGTEGAKQAQKRLAAMG; translated from the coding sequence ATGAGCAGTAACTTCAGACATCATCTGTTGAGTCTGTCGTTACTGGTTGGTATAGCGGCCCCCTGGGCCGCTTTTGCTCAGGCACCAATCAGTAGTGTCGGCTCAGGCTCGGTAGAAGACCGGGTCACCCAACTCGAGCGTATTTCTAATGCTCACAGCCAGCTTTTAACCCAACTTCAGCAGCAGCTCTCTGACAACCAAACCGATATTGATTCACTGCGCGGACAGATCCAGGAAAGCCAGTATCAGCTCAATCAGGTTGTGGAGCGTCAGAAGCAGATCCTGCTGCAGATGGATAGCCTGAATAATGGCGGCGCAGCAGCGCAACCAGCCGCAGGCGATCAAAGTGGCGCAGCTGGTGCGACGGCAACGCCTCAGGCTGATGCATCAGCCTCCACAGGCGCGCCTGTACAGAGCGGTGACGCGAATACTGACTACAACGCGGCGATTGCCCTGGTGCAGGATAACTCGCGCCAGGACGAAGCTATGGCGGCGTTTCAGAACTTCGTGAAGAAATACCCTGATTCAACCTATCAGCCCAATGCGAACTATTGGCTGGGACAGCTGAATTACAACAAGGGTAAAAAAGACGACGCGGCGTTCTATTTTGCCTCCGTGGTAAAAAATTACCCGAAATCACCAAAAGCCCCAGACGCGATGTACAAAGTCGGGGTGATCATGCAGGACAGAGGCGACACCGCGAAAGCGAAGGCCGTCTTCCAGCAGGTGGTCACTAAGTTCCCGGGCACCGAAGGTGCAAAACAAGCGCAAAAACGTCTTGCTGCGATGGGATGA